The sequence below is a genomic window from Chelonoidis abingdonii isolate Lonesome George chromosome 6, CheloAbing_2.0, whole genome shotgun sequence.
TTTTTGCGATTTCCCCAAAACTTAGGACACCCATTTATTTTGACTCTCATTTTTACTATGAGATTACAGGGCTAATTCAGGCTCTTGAGTCTGAGCTATAGTCTCTAATTGCAGACTCAGACTCCATCACACTGTCAGACTCAAAACACTGGCTACTCCCACTATACTACCAAGATCTCTAACTGCTGAGTCAGCATCACAGTTACCTTAGTGTTGGGGAAGGGACAGCTAACAGCCCACAAATAACTTTCTCAGGAGCACTCAGAGTTTGGCCCCTGCAAAACTTTTGCCACAGCTTTAGAGGCACCTGATAACTTTCTAATGAAACGATCCCCAAATTTGCTTCTCTCACTTGCTCAAACAGCTTGAGTCCCCCTGCCCCAAATAATTTCTATATTTCAGCGATAAAAAATATAGCTTTTACAGTTACTGTAGTAGTTTCCCTTGAGAAACAGAAAGAACATCACACTTCTTTCTAGACAAATAAAAGAACCTTTAAAAGTACCTTGTTTCCTCATAACAACAAACAGGTTAATGTGCAAAGAACAAAAAGtacaataaaatttcatttttactATTTAGTGTATGCATAAAAACTGCCAAAGCAACTGAAGACACATCCTCTATAAATAGTGTTCTATTGTCAATGTATAAAAAGATGAGGCATGTCTCATGGACATGAATCATGTCCAATTAAGTGTTAAGCTCTGCCAGTGCTAAAAATGAAAGGCTACATCAACTGATAAACTAGTTTGGGAGTAGGCGTGCAATTGGAAAGAGCTCACTACGCCAGTGTGACTCTACTGCTTTCACTGGCTATCAGAAAGCAGTAACTCATATTTCTGTCTAGCAATGGAAGGAGTAGTTACAAGACACTGGGTGGAAACTCCTGTACGTTATCAGGAGCAGTTTGCTGTCCAAGATCTGGAAGCGTGCAAGTTGGATCACTCTTTATATGCTTTGCCAGGTCCATCCAATGCTGAGGTGAGAAGCCGAAATGCAACAAAAAGTACAGCTACAGCAGAGAGGGACAGCACTGAGGAAGGCAAACCCAGCTTTCAGGTCTTACTGGATGTTGTGCAGTTCCGTCCTGAAGATATCATCATTCAGACTTTCGAAGGCTGGCTCCTGATCAAAGCTCAGCATGGACCTAGGATGGACGAACATGGTTTCATATCCAGAAGCTTTGTTAGACAATACAAATTACCTAATGGAGTCAAGAAAAAAGATTTATCTGCTCTCTTCTGCCATGATGGCATTTTGGTTGTTGAAATGAAGAGCTCAGAGAGAATGGACTAAAATCTTTTTAATTGTTATTGGtgagaaaatattatttctaatGTAACTCAAACAATGCTTTGCAATGTAGCCATGCATGTGAAGTTGTTCGTTTGTATTTACAATGGAGATAAGAACAAAACTTTGCATATATTTTCGGCATGTTGAGTTTTATTGTTTGATGTGACATGTAAGACTACTTTCCTTCAGCTGCATATGTGCTGGAGACCCACGCTTTTTAGACAAAAGGAAGTTTATGGCAGTCataacaaatgaaaaatatttcatataatgCTCTCTGATGAGGTACCAAGTGTAAAGCATGTATAAAAATGCCAATAAACAGGGGTTACCTTTGTAATATGTATTCAtgagataaataatgaaagaa
It includes:
- the HSPB3 gene encoding heat shock protein beta-3 — encoded protein: MEGVVTRHWVETPVRYQEQFAVQDLEACKLDHSLYALPGPSNAEVRSRNATKSTATAERDSTEEGKPSFQVLLDVVQFRPEDIIIQTFEGWLLIKAQHGPRMDEHGFISRSFVRQYKLPNGVKKKDLSALFCHDGILVVEMKSSERMD